From the Pedobacter cryoconitis genome, one window contains:
- a CDS encoding DUF5686 and carboxypeptidase regulatory-like domain-containing protein gives MKKLLFSLLFLFAANLVSGQQFILKGVTSDKQNNTLPFTSIYIQGTTKGTSANTNGEYQFKLEKGHYTLIFKAVGYNQLIKQIDISADMNLSVVMEAEVYQLKDVVIKANSEDPAYEIIRNAIKKRKQHLTEVQAFSCDTYIKGVTKLRNAPKKFMGRNVQDDLKNIGLDSGKRGILYLSESVSKFNFQQPGKINEEMISSKVSGNSNGFSFNQATDFLISFYKNTIDIKELSNVGFVSPIADNAMLFYRYKFIGTFREGNDWINKIQVISRRKYDQVFNGYIYIIDDSWRIHSADLAITNNSIIEGIDTLHIKQQFIPVNQDKWMLASQRYDYSGGLLGFKFMGTYTGVFNNYNIEPNFPPKFFTNRVMKVNADANKKDSTYWAGVRPMLLTPDERRDYVKKDSIKLVRGSDKYRDSIDRKENKFKPLKALFLGYSYQNTKEKEHWGISGPLLNINYNTVEGWIYNPKITYRKTLKDSTSLVMQLNPRYGFENKKLSANANLSYRYDPKHNAYAGIRGGTSYADFNTNYDAIPALFNTISTLFDKNNILKLYKKDFVNINSGRELSNGLYLSGSLEYASRTPLLNTSFRTIKDFPDKEFTANNPYPTTGNDYAFVANKALTLGLSLNITFAQSYIERPDFKIRQGSVYPKLQLDYRKGIKGLLNSDIDYDYLGARVFDSNKRLGMIGTFRYSLAAGKFLNRDKMYYMDFKHFAGSNIVVYTQFTDGFMLLSPYEFSTGKEFLEGHFEHNFGGLFLSKIPLFKILKLQEVAGVNYLTSDVIKNYTEVYVGVQRFGLRLNFVKAFNYHNVSASKENQSTTGFRISAAF, from the coding sequence ATGAAGAAACTATTATTTTCCTTACTATTCCTTTTTGCTGCAAACCTCGTTTCTGGACAGCAATTTATCCTTAAAGGTGTCACCTCCGACAAACAAAACAACACCCTTCCATTCACCAGTATTTATATTCAGGGCACTACTAAAGGTACTTCTGCCAATACCAATGGGGAGTATCAGTTTAAACTGGAAAAAGGGCATTATACCTTAATTTTCAAAGCCGTAGGTTATAATCAGCTGATCAAACAAATAGATATCAGTGCAGACATGAACCTGTCTGTTGTTATGGAAGCCGAAGTATACCAGCTTAAGGATGTGGTGATTAAAGCGAATTCAGAAGACCCCGCTTACGAAATCATCAGAAATGCAATCAAAAAACGTAAACAACACCTAACTGAAGTACAAGCGTTTTCTTGTGACACTTATATCAAAGGAGTAACCAAACTTAGAAATGCACCTAAGAAATTTATGGGCAGAAATGTACAGGATGACCTTAAAAACATAGGGCTCGATTCCGGTAAAAGAGGGATACTCTATCTTTCTGAATCGGTTTCTAAATTTAACTTTCAGCAGCCCGGTAAAATCAATGAAGAAATGATTTCTTCAAAAGTGAGCGGCAACAGTAATGGTTTTAGTTTTAACCAGGCTACAGACTTTTTGATTAGTTTTTATAAAAACACCATTGATATCAAAGAGTTGAGTAATGTAGGTTTTGTCTCACCTATAGCTGATAACGCCATGTTATTTTACCGCTATAAATTTATTGGGACTTTTAGAGAAGGTAATGACTGGATCAACAAGATACAAGTAATTTCCCGCCGTAAATACGACCAGGTATTTAATGGTTATATCTATATCATTGATGACAGCTGGCGCATCCACAGTGCAGATCTGGCAATCACCAACAATTCGATTATTGAAGGTATTGATACCCTGCATATCAAACAACAGTTTATTCCGGTCAATCAAGATAAATGGATGCTGGCCAGTCAGCGTTATGACTATTCAGGTGGTCTGCTGGGCTTCAAATTTATGGGTACCTATACAGGGGTATTCAACAACTATAATATTGAGCCCAATTTTCCGCCAAAGTTCTTTACCAACAGGGTAATGAAAGTCAATGCCGATGCCAATAAAAAAGATTCAACCTATTGGGCAGGAGTCCGTCCGATGCTGCTGACCCCTGATGAACGCAGAGACTATGTGAAAAAAGACAGTATCAAACTGGTACGGGGTTCTGATAAATACCGCGATTCAATTGATAGAAAAGAGAATAAATTTAAGCCATTAAAGGCATTATTTTTAGGTTATAGCTATCAAAACACGAAGGAGAAAGAACATTGGGGCATCAGCGGCCCGCTTTTAAACATCAACTATAATACCGTAGAAGGCTGGATTTATAATCCTAAAATAACGTATAGAAAAACGCTGAAAGACAGTACTTCATTAGTGATGCAGCTGAATCCACGTTACGGTTTTGAAAATAAGAAGTTAAGTGCCAACGCGAACCTGAGTTACAGATACGATCCGAAACACAATGCTTATGCCGGAATCCGCGGAGGAACAAGCTACGCCGATTTTAACACAAACTACGATGCGATACCTGCCTTGTTCAATACGATCAGTACGTTATTTGATAAGAACAATATCTTAAAACTTTACAAAAAAGATTTTGTAAATATCAATTCGGGCAGAGAACTTAGTAATGGATTATATCTTTCGGGTAGCCTGGAATATGCCAGCAGAACTCCCTTGTTGAATACTTCTTTCAGAACAATTAAAGACTTTCCGGATAAAGAATTTACAGCAAACAATCCATATCCTACTACAGGCAATGATTACGCCTTTGTAGCAAACAAGGCACTTACTCTTGGTTTATCACTGAATATCACCTTTGCTCAAAGTTATATTGAGCGTCCGGATTTCAAGATCAGACAGGGTTCTGTTTATCCAAAGCTTCAGCTGGATTACCGTAAAGGAATAAAGGGCTTGTTAAACTCGGATATAGACTATGATTATTTAGGAGCACGTGTTTTTGATTCAAACAAGAGGCTGGGGATGATCGGTACTTTCAGGTATAGTTTAGCAGCAGGTAAATTCCTCAACAGGGACAAAATGTATTATATGGATTTCAAGCACTTTGCAGGTAGTAATATTGTAGTTTACACCCAATTTACCGATGGTTTTATGCTGCTCAGCCCTTATGAATTCAGTACAGGAAAGGAATTCCTGGAAGGGCATTTCGAACACAATTTCGGAGGTCTTTTTCTGAGTAAAATCCCGTTGTTTAAAATATTAAAACTACAGGAAGTTGCGGGTGTAAATTACCTGACTTCTGATGTGATCAAAAATTACACGGAAGTTTATGTGGGTGTGCAGCGCTTCGGGTTAAGGTTAAACTTTGTTAAAGCTTTTAATTATCATAACGTAAGTGCTTCAAAAGAGAACCAAAGTACGACAGGATTCAGGATCTCAGCAGCGTTTTAA
- a CDS encoding peptidase M61 → MKRYFIQFLLLVTAGSAFAQKSGSNYQYSLNLNNVTDDKLQVTLLTPKLKGSETVFHLPKMVPGTYAIADYGRYISNLKAFDQKGNPLKTDRTDSNSWKISDADKLTKVTYLVDDSWDSPEIKGAEIFQPAGTNIDKDKLFVINNFGFFGYFDDQKSIPFEITITKPADFYGSTSLTADHVNATTDKYNVPDYYSLADAPMMYNKPDTTSLNIGGAEILVSLYSPNHKATSADLAKGLKPTLEAQKAYLGGKLPVDKYAFIIALTDNTKIRSYGALEHSYSSLYFLPENFTPAKLAENIKNAGSHEFFHIVTPLSIHSHEVGEFDYDHPKMSAHLWMYEGLTEYAAHHMQVKYGLIDFKQYLKVQNDKLDNAMRYNDTLAFTKMSKGVLDTYESQYGNVYEKGALIGLCLDIKLRQLSNGKYGTQNLMADLSKTYGKTKSFNDDELFATITKLTYPEIGEFLNKYVSGSEKLPYKEIFASIGVGFEPVITIKKADLGKMGVGYNGKNFFVADINGMNDFGKRMGYQKGDELVSINGKNLPDASEVNEFLNNLRENLKVGDQLTIVVSRKDATGKANQVTLSQPVEVREEKKYNVLKEFPELTAAQKELRRAWLDTSSN, encoded by the coding sequence ATGAAAAGGTATTTTATTCAATTTCTTCTTCTGGTAACGGCTGGGTCAGCTTTTGCACAGAAAAGTGGCTCTAACTACCAATATAGCCTCAATTTAAACAACGTGACCGATGATAAGCTTCAGGTAACGCTGCTTACGCCAAAGTTAAAAGGCAGTGAAACTGTTTTTCATCTTCCCAAAATGGTTCCCGGCACTTATGCAATTGCCGATTACGGACGTTATATTTCAAACCTGAAAGCCTTTGATCAAAAAGGGAACCCATTAAAAACTGACCGGACAGACTCAAACTCCTGGAAAATCTCTGATGCAGATAAACTTACAAAAGTTACTTACCTGGTAGATGACAGCTGGGACAGCCCGGAAATTAAAGGAGCAGAAATATTTCAGCCCGCAGGAACGAATATTGATAAGGACAAATTATTCGTGATTAATAATTTTGGGTTCTTTGGTTATTTTGATGATCAGAAAAGTATTCCTTTCGAGATCACCATCACTAAACCAGCAGACTTTTATGGTTCAACTTCTCTGACAGCGGATCATGTGAATGCGACTACAGATAAATATAATGTCCCTGATTATTACAGTCTGGCAGATGCGCCTATGATGTATAATAAACCGGATACAACTTCTTTAAATATCGGAGGCGCCGAAATCCTGGTTTCTCTTTATTCACCTAATCATAAAGCGACCTCAGCAGATCTTGCAAAGGGGCTTAAACCTACATTAGAAGCTCAAAAGGCATATCTTGGTGGAAAATTACCTGTTGATAAATATGCTTTTATAATCGCTTTAACAGACAATACAAAAATAAGAAGTTATGGCGCATTGGAACACTCTTATTCATCATTGTATTTTCTTCCGGAAAACTTTACTCCGGCAAAACTTGCCGAGAATATTAAAAATGCAGGATCTCATGAATTCTTTCATATTGTAACCCCACTTAGTATTCATAGCCATGAAGTTGGAGAGTTTGATTACGATCATCCTAAAATGTCTGCACATTTATGGATGTACGAAGGACTTACAGAATATGCCGCTCATCATATGCAGGTAAAGTATGGATTGATAGACTTCAAACAATACCTGAAAGTTCAGAATGACAAATTAGATAATGCGATGCGTTATAATGATACATTAGCATTCACTAAAATGTCTAAAGGTGTATTAGACACTTACGAAAGTCAGTATGGAAACGTTTACGAAAAGGGAGCCCTGATTGGGCTGTGTCTTGACATTAAACTCAGACAGTTATCAAATGGAAAATACGGTACGCAGAATCTGATGGCCGACTTATCAAAAACCTATGGTAAAACAAAATCTTTTAATGATGATGAGCTGTTTGCAACCATTACTAAACTGACTTATCCTGAAATCGGTGAGTTCCTGAATAAATATGTTTCCGGATCTGAGAAACTACCTTACAAAGAGATTTTCGCTAGTATAGGTGTAGGTTTTGAACCGGTTATAACCATTAAAAAAGCTGACCTGGGTAAAATGGGCGTAGGTTATAATGGTAAAAACTTTTTTGTTGCCGATATCAACGGAATGAATGATTTCGGTAAAAGAATGGGCTATCAGAAAGGTGATGAGTTGGTGAGCATTAATGGAAAAAACTTACCTGATGCTTCTGAAGTCAACGAGTTCCTGAATAATTTACGTGAAAACCTAAAAGTGGGTGATCAGCTGACCATCGTAGTTTCCAGAAAAGATGCAACTGGAAAAGCCAATCAGGTTACTTTAAGCCAGCCTGTTGAAGTCCGGGAAGAAAAGAAATACAATGTATTGAAAGAATTTCCTGAACTGACAGCTGCGCAGAAAGAATTAAGAAGAGCATGGCTGGATACTAGTTCAAACTAG
- a CDS encoding biliverdin-producing heme oxygenase, whose protein sequence is MISSIIKEATMPAHQKLEKEVILKLKAIRSDEDYIALLKNFNDYFSALENVITPYITTEILSDFSQRRNSAYIKQDIIELGGDATAATGIEVPEIKNALDAMAALYVMEGSIMGGKIIVQMLAKGGVTKGVSFFSGYGEETGSMWGKFVQALDQTGKNEDDENRAVEVANETFNCFAKVF, encoded by the coding sequence ATGATCAGTTCAATAATCAAAGAGGCTACCATGCCTGCACATCAAAAACTGGAAAAAGAAGTTATTTTAAAACTTAAAGCGATTCGCAGTGACGAAGATTATATAGCACTTCTTAAAAATTTCAATGACTATTTCAGTGCACTTGAAAATGTGATAACACCTTATATTACAACAGAAATTCTTTCAGATTTTTCTCAGAGAAGGAACTCTGCCTATATTAAACAGGACATTATAGAGCTGGGTGGGGATGCTACCGCAGCAACAGGGATTGAAGTACCTGAAATCAAAAATGCATTGGACGCAATGGCGGCCTTATATGTAATGGAAGGCTCTATTATGGGTGGAAAGATCATTGTACAAATGCTTGCTAAAGGCGGGGTTACTAAAGGAGTTTCTTTCTTTTCAGGCTACGGTGAAGAAACCGGCAGCATGTGGGGGAAATTTGTACAGGCTTTAGATCAGACTGGCAAAAATGAAGACGATGAAAACAGAGCGGTTGAAGTCGCGAATGAAACATTCAATTGTTTCGCAAAAGTATTTTAA
- a CDS encoding Fic family protein — protein sequence MLKPYLQRFNEALSGFQNKFPKEKWSESFKNSLINDFAFYSSKIEDPGLEYGDTIKFLNDEFVEKENLISLFEINNHKEVLQNIIERYEDFELTEESIKEIHRDLMGNELSWNGNFKKELVGNYRNFQVIGYREPFYENKEYNPHYNLEIIMSSYIEFFTRKFNAIDNSKDDTHLITALAYFHNKFLNDIHPFADGNGRVCRIIMGTIMMKNNCPPVFARILSNVDMMSYINVIMTCEDQSSNDPLVTFLANGMSAYLENKII from the coding sequence ATGCTGAAACCTTATTTGCAAAGATTTAACGAAGCCTTATCAGGTTTTCAAAATAAATTCCCTAAAGAAAAATGGTCTGAATCTTTCAAAAACAGTTTAATTAACGACTTTGCGTTTTATTCTTCTAAAATCGAAGATCCAGGATTAGAGTATGGTGATACCATCAAATTTTTAAATGATGAATTTGTTGAAAAAGAGAATCTGATTAGCCTTTTTGAGATAAATAATCACAAGGAGGTTCTGCAAAATATCATTGAGAGATACGAAGATTTTGAATTAACCGAAGAATCCATAAAAGAGATCCACAGAGATTTAATGGGAAATGAACTCTCCTGGAACGGTAATTTCAAAAAAGAATTAGTGGGAAATTATCGTAATTTTCAAGTTATTGGTTATAGAGAGCCATTTTACGAAAACAAGGAGTATAATCCACATTATAATCTGGAGATCATAATGTCTTCATATATTGAATTTTTCACTCGTAAATTCAATGCAATTGATAATTCAAAAGACGACACACACTTAATTACAGCACTTGCATATTTTCATAACAAATTTTTAAATGATATTCATCCTTTTGCAGATGGGAATGGAAGAGTTTGCAGGATTATTATGGGAACTATTATGATGAAAAATAACTGCCCTCCTGTTTTTGCGCGTATCCTGTCTAACGTTGATATGATGAGTTATATAAATGTTATCATGACTTGTGAAGATCAGAGTTCAAACGACCCTCTTGTCACGTTTTTAGCAAATGGAATGTCAGCTTATTTAGAAAATAAAATTATTTAA
- a CDS encoding STM3941 family protein, translating into MAFSSIASVILAIIIIKTLISLTDKSPLIVLAPEGITAKVTAVSKAAGLILWEDINDIQLHKVGGDTLVALIINNSEPYSAKIRKKLSSMALDKDQDLHIYMTASVLDINAEELFDQVNAYKKTASSL; encoded by the coding sequence ATAGCTTTTTCTTCCATAGCCAGTGTAATATTAGCCATCATTATTATTAAAACGCTGATCTCCTTGACAGACAAGTCTCCTTTAATTGTACTGGCCCCAGAAGGAATCACGGCGAAGGTTACTGCGGTTAGTAAAGCCGCTGGTTTAATTTTATGGGAGGATATTAATGATATACAGCTTCACAAAGTTGGAGGGGACACACTGGTTGCTTTGATTATTAATAATTCTGAGCCGTATTCGGCAAAGATCCGCAAAAAATTGAGTTCAATGGCCCTGGATAAAGATCAGGATTTGCACATTTACATGACTGCTTCAGTTCTGGATATAAACGCCGAAGAACTTTTCGATCAGGTCAATGCTTATAAAAAAACAGCGTCATCACTCTGA
- a CDS encoding GAF domain-containing protein gives MTDKKNFDSDFCGSLPLHHINSIQDYGYLLIVDKKLNIIQLSENVAQLTGKRNEELINSPLADFIRQQDLLKIEELLKKGLAKRIPLYLQFREQQGTNLFLALLHVEADYIIIELEKQEESRNRSFADVYQEIKYISTAIDQADNVQEVCNIAIHELRKLAGFDGILMYQFDSDWNGTVIAEEKDERLDRYLGQTFPASDVPKQARQMYLKNPYRLISNRDYEAIRLYPVINPVTNAFIDLSDCNLRGVAKVHLEYMKNMHVKASMSIRVIYNETLWGLISCHHLEPKYLGYELCSIFEWLSEVISTKISLIINKQDYRNIKQIQEKRVALADQIYAHEDIAAGLLKDDSSDILQLFNASGVFISINGRSETKGNIPDKTDLYNLMQWLESRNLNTVYSTNSLSDVYEDAAEYSAVVSGLLFIPIDQTTGDFLVCFRPEAIRNIDWGGDPNQAINFTEDGKKYHPRTSFELWKQTVERQALPWTKNELEVAESLRSFLFEFTIKQAQQ, from the coding sequence ATGACCGATAAAAAAAACTTTGATTCTGACTTCTGCGGAAGTTTACCCTTACACCATATCAACTCTATACAAGACTACGGTTATTTATTAATTGTTGACAAAAAGCTGAATATTATACAGTTAAGTGAGAATGTGGCTCAGTTGACGGGTAAACGGAATGAAGAGCTGATCAATAGTCCGCTGGCAGATTTTATCCGGCAGCAAGATCTTCTTAAAATAGAAGAACTATTAAAAAAAGGCCTGGCCAAAAGAATACCTCTTTATCTTCAGTTTCGTGAACAACAAGGGACAAATTTGTTTCTTGCCTTGTTACATGTTGAAGCAGATTATATCATTATTGAACTTGAAAAACAGGAAGAAAGCCGAAACAGAAGTTTCGCTGATGTCTATCAGGAAATAAAATATATCAGTACAGCTATTGATCAGGCTGATAATGTACAAGAAGTTTGTAATATTGCTATTCATGAACTGCGTAAATTAGCCGGATTCGATGGGATTTTAATGTACCAGTTTGATAGTGACTGGAATGGAACTGTGATTGCGGAAGAAAAAGATGAACGTTTGGATCGTTATCTCGGACAAACTTTCCCTGCTTCTGATGTACCTAAACAGGCCAGGCAAATGTATTTGAAAAATCCTTACCGGTTAATATCTAACCGGGATTATGAAGCGATCAGGTTATACCCTGTAATCAACCCGGTCACCAATGCTTTTATTGATCTTTCTGATTGTAACCTGAGAGGGGTTGCGAAAGTTCATCTGGAATATATGAAAAACATGCATGTGAAAGCTTCTATGTCAATCAGGGTAATTTACAATGAGACTTTATGGGGTTTGATCTCTTGCCATCACCTGGAACCAAAATATCTGGGTTATGAATTATGCTCTATATTTGAATGGCTTTCTGAAGTGATCTCTACTAAAATTTCATTGATCATTAACAAACAGGATTACAGAAATATTAAACAAATTCAGGAAAAGCGTGTTGCATTAGCTGATCAGATTTATGCCCATGAAGATATTGCTGCTGGTCTTTTAAAGGATGATTCCAGTGATATACTTCAATTGTTTAATGCTTCGGGAGTTTTCATCAGCATAAATGGCAGATCAGAAACAAAAGGGAATATTCCTGATAAAACTGATTTATATAATTTAATGCAGTGGCTGGAAAGTAGAAATTTAAATACAGTATATTCAACGAATTCATTGTCTGATGTATACGAGGACGCTGCGGAATATTCAGCTGTAGTAAGTGGCCTACTCTTTATACCAATAGATCAGACTACAGGCGATTTTCTGGTCTGTTTCAGACCAGAGGCTATCAGAAATATTGATTGGGGAGGTGATCCTAACCAGGCGATCAATTTCACTGAGGATGGTAAAAAATATCATCCCAGAACTTCATTTGAGTTATGGAAACAAACGGTTGAGCGGCAGGCTTTACCATGGACTAAAAATGAACTGGAGGTTGCGGAATCTTTAAGGAGCTTCCTGTTCGAATTTACAATTAAACAAGCACAACAATAG